GTTCCTTGTATCGCTCAATTTTTTGTGACTATGAGAGAAAGAGGCCTAAAGGTTTCTTTGTTGATATTCTTTTCAGTAATGACGATTGCGGTTTTGATAGGCGGTGCAGTTAATTTTATTATACAGTTTTTAAATATAGGGTTATAACATGAGTATGGATAAAAGAAATATTGAAGAACTACTTGAATTTTTCTGGATGCAACGCGAAGATGGAAAGACTCAACTGGATAAAATCCTAGATTCCAAAGGCGAGAAAGTCAAAACAAGCGAAATTGATTATCTAGTTAAGGCAGGTTTTCTTAAGATAGAAGAGTCCTGCATTTATTTTCTTACTAAAGGTGAGACTATTGCCCGCAGGATAATTCGCGGTCATCGTCTCGCAGAAAGACTTTTTACTGATGTTTTGGGATTGGATATCAGAACAATTGAAAGTAATGCCTGTAAATTTGAACATATTGTTCATGATGAAGTTGCTGAAGCAATCTGTACATTGTTAGGACATCCCAAGGAGTGTCCTCATGGCAGGCCCATACCCCAAGGTGAATGTTGTCTAAAGACAACGAAAGAAATCGCCAGAATCATCCTACCGCTTTCAGAGATGCCATTTGGCCAAAGGTGTAAGGTGGTCTATATTACCACCGGGCATTTGCACAGATTAAATAGATTATCTTCGCTGGGTGTCATGCCAGGAGTTGTGGTATCTCTGCGTCAGAGATTCCCCACCCCAATATTAGATGTAGAACATACTCAAATTGCCATCGAAGAGGAAATTTTAAAAGACATATATGTGCGCAGAATTAACTAAATCTAACCCTGCCAAATCAATCAAGGCAATTATTCTTTTCTCAGGAGGGCTTGATAGCACCTTGGCTGCTCATCTTGCCAAGCAACAGGGACTAAAACTAGAGGCATTAAAATTTGTCAGTCCATTTTGCATGTGCAATAAAAAAGGTGGCTGTAGTAATCATGACTCGCCGAGTACCCTTAAGAGTTTGGGCATAGAATTAAAAACCATAGACAATACGAACGAGATGTTAGAATGCGTCAGGAAACCTAAACATGGCTATGGTTCAGGATTAAATCCCTGTATTGATTGCCGCATTCTTATGTTAAAGAAAACTAAAGAATATATGCTAAAGATAGAGGCATCTTTTGTAATTACAGGTGAGGTCTTAGGACAAAGGCCAATGTCTCAGAGGCGACATATCTTGCAATTAGTCGAAAAAGAATCAGGATTAGACGGTTTAATCGTAAGACCGCTTTGCGCACAATCACTGGAAGAAACTATTCCAGAGAAAAAAAATTGGATAGATAGAGGAAGGCTTCTCAACATTGTTGGCAGAGGTAGAAAAGAACAAATCGCAATTGCTAAGAAATTAGGTATCAATGATTATCCTTGTCCTGCTGGTGGATGTTTACTTACTGATCCTAATTTCTGCAGAAGGCTTAAAGATTTGATGAATTATAAGCCTGATTTTAGTTTAAATGATATATTACTGCTTAAGCTGGGTAGACATTTTAGATTAAATCAGGACTCTAGGCTGATTGTAGGCAGGAATGAAAAGGAAAATAATGCGCTTCTCAAACTGGTCAAGGATGATGATTTGATGATTACACCTGAAGAAACAATAGCCGGTCCAACAGCCTTAGGCATAGGCAGATTTAACACTCAACAGAGGCAATTAGCATGTTCCATAGTAAGTCGCTATTGCGATAAAGGAGTGGCTTCTAGGGTGAGAATAGACATAGAAGATAGAAGGACTCGAAAGAAAGAGTACTTTGATAGCCCGCCTATATCTAGCGAGAGCTTATCCAGTTTAATAATATAAATTCTTTCTGGAAATGATTTAACTTGACAGCTTTTTTATTTTCATATATACTCTACTTAGTTGATAGGGATTATAGAAAAGGAGATACTCATGCATATTAGTTATAAAGGTGATTATGCTTTAAAGTCAATGCTGGAGTTGGCCATACGTTTTCCTGACACAACAACAACCATTACAGAGTTAGCCAAAGGGGCGGATATTCCTTTTAAGTTTTTAGAACAAGTCCTCTTAGATTTGAAACGTGCAGGGTTCTTAGAGAGTAGGCGCGGTACGCATGGAGGATATCGCCTTGCAAAACATCCGGCAAAGATTACTTTAGGTGAAGTTGTGAGGTTTATCGAAGGCCCTATTGAACCTATTGCCTGCGCTGACAAAAAATCTTTATATAAAGGTTGTAAGGATGTATATAATTGCGTATTTAGAGATATCTGGACTCGTGTAGCCGAAGCTACAGCAGAGATTATAGATACGGTTACATTTGAAGATTTGGCTAATAGGTTTTTTGCGCGTGCAACAGCTAGTTCACTTGATTATTGTATATAGGCTTGACAATTAACTCAAGCCGTGTTGTAATTGTTTGATTGAGAGAGGCTTTTTTCGGTTGTTTCTCTTTATTGTCATATTAATATTCTAAT
This window of the Candidatus Omnitrophota bacterium genome carries:
- a CDS encoding metal-dependent transcriptional regulator, whose amino-acid sequence is MDKRNIEELLEFFWMQREDGKTQLDKILDSKGEKVKTSEIDYLVKAGFLKIEESCIYFLTKGETIARRIIRGHRLAERLFTDVLGLDIRTIESNACKFEHIVHDEVAEAICTLLGHPKECPHGRPIPQGECCLKTTKEIARIILPLSEMPFGQRCKVVYITTGHLHRLNRLSSLGVMPGVVVSLRQRFPTPILDVEHTQIAIEEEILKDIYVRRIN
- a CDS encoding 7-cyano-7-deazaguanine synthase, translating into MCAELTKSNPAKSIKAIILFSGGLDSTLAAHLAKQQGLKLEALKFVSPFCMCNKKGGCSNHDSPSTLKSLGIELKTIDNTNEMLECVRKPKHGYGSGLNPCIDCRILMLKKTKEYMLKIEASFVITGEVLGQRPMSQRRHILQLVEKESGLDGLIVRPLCAQSLEETIPEKKNWIDRGRLLNIVGRGRKEQIAIAKKLGINDYPCPAGGCLLTDPNFCRRLKDLMNYKPDFSLNDILLLKLGRHFRLNQDSRLIVGRNEKENNALLKLVKDDDLMITPEETIAGPTALGIGRFNTQQRQLACSIVSRYCDKGVASRVRIDIEDRRTRKKEYFDSPPISSESLSSLII
- a CDS encoding Rrf2 family transcriptional regulator — its product is MHISYKGDYALKSMLELAIRFPDTTTTITELAKGADIPFKFLEQVLLDLKRAGFLESRRGTHGGYRLAKHPAKITLGEVVRFIEGPIEPIACADKKSLYKGCKDVYNCVFRDIWTRVAEATAEIIDTVTFEDLANRFFARATASSLDYCI